Proteins encoded within one genomic window of Haloplanus vescus:
- a CDS encoding hybrid sensor histidine kinase/response regulator has product MSTDSPIRVLHVDDEPGFADLVADFLEREDSQLRVQTAPNAEVGMDRLADASFDCIVSDYDMPGKNGLQFLREVRDAHPELPFILFTGKGSEEIASEAISAGVTDYLEKEAGSAAETGQYAVLANRIRNAVDQYRSQRDLKASQQRLSLFVEQSSLGVIEYNDEFEIVRINEAGEEILGYSEAELRGETWEKIVADDSYESVEAVTSALAEAEGGYHSIDENVRKDGEHIVCEWHNRVVTDEDGEVVAVFSQFQDVTERHERRRRIEALHEATRSLMGASTREAVAELSVETARDVLGLPMNSVYLYDDDRDALVPTATTDEALELIGEAPTYDPGESLSWDAFRDGKVRVFEDVSTEPGRYNDDTAFGAEIILPLGEHGVMYVAATEPGAFDDADITLARTLAANAEEALSRIERERTLRESQRWYRTLVENFPDGAVFLFNEDLEYILAGGTELSSVGPSSAGLEGATPHDLFPADIADELADNYRAALQGERHTFEQEYQNKEYRIQTLPVRDGGDEITTGIAVSQNVTEQKRRERELARQNDRLEEFASVVSHDLRNPLNVADGHLEILRDDIDSEHLDAVSDAHERMNELIDDLLSLARNGEEVGTLEPVDLARCVEQCWNTVETGDARIEIQTEQTIRVDRSRLQQLVENLVRNSVEHGTSDGAGRTGGESEAPVVVTVGDLEDGFYVADDGVGVPEADRASVFDAGYTTSEDGTGFGLSIVKEIADAHGWAVRLTDSADGGARFEFTGVETAD; this is encoded by the coding sequence ATGTCTACAGACTCGCCGATTCGCGTACTCCACGTCGACGACGAACCCGGGTTCGCGGATCTAGTGGCAGACTTTCTCGAACGCGAGGACTCGCAGTTGCGCGTGCAGACGGCGCCGAACGCCGAGGTGGGGATGGACCGACTCGCGGACGCGTCGTTCGACTGCATCGTCTCCGATTACGACATGCCCGGGAAAAACGGGCTTCAGTTCCTCCGCGAGGTCCGTGACGCGCACCCGGAGTTACCGTTCATCCTGTTCACGGGCAAGGGGAGCGAGGAGATAGCGAGCGAGGCCATCTCCGCGGGCGTCACGGATTATCTGGAGAAGGAGGCGGGGAGCGCGGCAGAGACGGGCCAGTACGCCGTCCTCGCCAATCGCATCAGGAACGCCGTCGACCAGTATCGCTCGCAACGCGACCTCAAAGCCAGCCAGCAACGCCTGTCCCTGTTCGTCGAGCAGTCGTCGCTCGGCGTCATCGAGTACAACGACGAGTTCGAAATCGTCAGGATAAACGAGGCTGGCGAGGAGATTCTGGGCTACTCCGAGGCGGAGCTTCGGGGCGAGACGTGGGAGAAAATCGTCGCCGACGACAGCTACGAGAGCGTCGAGGCGGTCACCTCGGCGCTGGCGGAGGCCGAAGGCGGGTACCACAGCATCGACGAGAACGTGCGGAAAGACGGCGAGCACATCGTCTGCGAGTGGCACAACCGCGTCGTGACCGACGAGGACGGCGAGGTGGTCGCGGTCTTCTCGCAGTTCCAGGACGTGACCGAGCGCCACGAACGCCGGCGTCGCATCGAGGCGCTCCACGAGGCGACGCGGTCGCTGATGGGGGCGTCGACGCGCGAGGCGGTCGCCGAACTCTCGGTCGAGACGGCGCGGGACGTGCTTGGCCTCCCCATGAACAGCGTCTACCTCTACGACGACGACCGCGACGCACTCGTCCCGACAGCGACGACGGACGAGGCACTGGAGCTGATCGGGGAGGCGCCGACGTACGACCCGGGTGAAAGCCTGTCGTGGGACGCGTTCCGAGACGGCAAGGTTCGCGTCTTCGAAGACGTCTCCACCGAACCCGGTCGCTACAACGACGACACGGCGTTCGGCGCGGAGATAATCCTCCCGCTGGGCGAGCACGGAGTGATGTACGTCGCTGCGACCGAACCCGGCGCGTTCGACGACGCGGACATCACGCTGGCACGGACGCTCGCCGCCAACGCCGAGGAGGCGCTCTCGCGAATCGAGCGCGAGCGGACGCTCCGTGAGAGCCAGCGGTGGTATCGAACGCTCGTCGAAAACTTCCCCGACGGCGCCGTGTTCCTCTTCAATGAAGACCTCGAATACATACTCGCTGGCGGGACCGAACTGTCGTCGGTCGGCCCATCGTCGGCCGGCTTGGAGGGCGCCACACCGCACGACCTGTTCCCCGCCGATATCGCGGACGAACTCGCCGACAACTACCGGGCCGCCCTGCAGGGCGAGCGTCACACGTTCGAACAGGAGTATCAGAACAAGGAGTATCGCATCCAGACCCTGCCGGTCCGAGACGGCGGCGACGAAATCACCACCGGCATCGCCGTCTCACAGAACGTCACGGAGCAGAAGCGCCGAGAGCGGGAGTTGGCGAGACAGAACGACCGCCTCGAAGAGTTCGCGAGCGTCGTGTCCCACGACCTTCGGAATCCGCTGAACGTGGCGGACGGCCACCTCGAAATCCTCCGTGACGATATCGACAGCGAGCATCTGGACGCCGTCTCGGACGCACACGAGCGGATGAACGAGCTGATCGACGACTTGCTGTCGCTGGCGCGGAACGGCGAGGAAGTGGGGACACTCGAACCGGTCGACCTCGCCCGCTGTGTCGAACAGTGCTGGAACACCGTCGAAACCGGCGACGCGAGAATCGAGATACAGACCGAGCAGACCATCCGGGTCGACCGGAGTCGACTCCAGCAACTCGTCGAGAACCTCGTGCGAAACAGCGTGGAGCACGGAACCAGCGACGGGGCGGGACGGACGGGCGGTGAGAGCGAAGCCCCAGTCGTGGTCACCGTGGGCGACCTAGAGGATGGATTCTACGTCGCCGACGACGGGGTCGGCGTGCCCGAAGCCGACCGCGCGAGCGTGTTCGACGCCGGCTACACGACGTCCGAAGACGGGACGGGATTCGGACTCAGCATCGTCAAAGAGATTGCCGACGCGCACGGGTGGGCGGTTCGCCTGACCGACAGCGCGGACGGCGGGGCACGGTTCGAGTTCACCGGCGTCGAGACCGCGGACTGA
- the aroA gene encoding 3-phosphoshikimate 1-carboxyvinyltransferase, protein MDVDITRSRVGGRARAPPSKSYTHRAILAAGYSDGAVVSDPLVSADTRATMRSVEAFGGQVDRAEDDRRLDIDGFGGTPSVPADVIDCANSGTTTRIVTACAALADGLTVLTGDASLRSRPQGPLLDAIRQLGGRAESTRANGQAPLVVGGPIDGGTVSIPGDVSSQYITALLMAGAVTVDGVEIVLETELKSAPYVDITLEVLADFGINAEETEAGYRVPGGQRYERPDPYAVPGDFSSMSYLLAAGAVAGGDEGVVVEGARPSAQGDSAIVDVLEQMGADISWDREAGEITVRESALSGVEVDVGDTPDLLPTIAVLGAVADGETRIVNCEHVRYKETDRVRAMATELETLGASVTETQDTLTIHGGESTLTGASVAGHDDHRIVMSLAIAGLVAEGTTTVEGADHVDVSFPGFFDVLYDLGAELEEHER, encoded by the coding sequence ATGGACGTGGACATCACCCGCTCACGGGTCGGGGGACGAGCGCGCGCGCCGCCGTCGAAGAGTTACACGCACCGAGCGATTCTCGCCGCGGGGTACAGTGACGGCGCCGTCGTCTCGGACCCACTCGTGAGCGCGGACACGCGAGCGACGATGCGGTCGGTCGAGGCCTTCGGCGGCCAGGTCGACCGCGCAGAGGACGACCGACGCCTCGATATCGACGGCTTTGGCGGGACGCCGAGCGTCCCAGCGGACGTCATCGACTGTGCGAACAGCGGGACGACGACGCGCATCGTGACCGCGTGCGCGGCGCTCGCGGACGGGTTGACGGTGCTGACCGGCGACGCGTCGCTCCGCTCGCGACCGCAGGGGCCGCTCCTGGACGCCATCCGGCAACTCGGCGGGCGGGCGGAGAGCACCCGCGCCAACGGCCAAGCGCCGCTGGTCGTCGGCGGTCCCATCGACGGCGGGACGGTGTCGATTCCCGGCGACGTGTCCTCGCAGTACATCACGGCGCTGTTGATGGCGGGGGCGGTGACGGTCGACGGGGTCGAAATCGTCCTGGAGACGGAGTTGAAGTCGGCGCCGTACGTCGACATCACGCTCGAAGTGCTGGCCGACTTCGGTATCAACGCCGAGGAGACCGAGGCAGGCTACCGAGTGCCGGGCGGCCAGCGCTACGAGCGACCGGACCCGTACGCAGTCCCTGGCGACTTCTCCTCGATGTCGTACCTACTCGCCGCGGGGGCGGTGGCCGGCGGCGACGAGGGCGTCGTCGTCGAGGGCGCGCGACCGAGCGCGCAGGGCGACAGCGCCATCGTCGACGTACTGGAGCAGATGGGCGCCGATATCTCGTGGGACCGCGAAGCGGGCGAAATCACGGTCCGAGAGAGCGCGCTGTCGGGCGTGGAGGTCGACGTGGGCGACACGCCGGACCTGCTTCCGACCATCGCGGTCCTCGGCGCCGTCGCGGACGGCGAGACGCGTATCGTCAACTGCGAGCACGTCCGGTACAAGGAGACGGACCGCGTGCGCGCGATGGCGACGGAGTTGGAGACGCTGGGCGCGTCGGTGACCGAGACACAGGACACGCTGACGATTCACGGCGGCGAGTCGACGCTGACGGGGGCGTCGGTCGCGGGCCACGACGACCACCGCATCGTGATGTCGCTGGCGATTGCGGGACTCGTGGCCGAGGGGACGACCACCGTCGAGGGCGCCGACCACGTCGACGTCTCGTTCCCGGGATTCTTCGACGTACTTTATGACCTCGGGGCCGAACTGGAAGAACATGAACGGTAA
- the aroC gene encoding chorismate synthase: MNGNRFGRLFQVTTYGESHGDAMGVVVSGCPAGLELSEEDIQRDLDRRKPGQSMITTSRGEPDEVRIHSGLQDGYTTGTPLGMVIQNKDAQSGKYEPFITAPRPSHGDLTYSAKFGTRNWGGGGRSSARETVNWVAAGAVAKKILAANGIELKAHVNQIGDIEAPDVSFEEMVEHSEDNEVRCGDPEVAEEMLEAISTYQEEGDSIGGAIEFEARGVPRGLGAPRFDSMSARLGQAMMSVPAATAFEFGLGREAREYTGSERNEDWEFDADDDPVPVGNDHGGIQGGITTGQPIRGEVTLHAPTSIPKSQTTVDWETGEEKEIQVVGRHDPVLPPRGVPVVEAMLALTLVDYMLLGGRINPDRMDDQPGQYDTDYHPRSPDNIDS, encoded by the coding sequence ATGAACGGTAACCGATTCGGTCGTCTGTTTCAGGTGACGACCTACGGGGAGAGTCACGGCGACGCGATGGGCGTCGTCGTCTCTGGCTGTCCCGCCGGCCTCGAACTGTCCGAAGAGGATATTCAGCGTGACCTCGACCGACGCAAGCCCGGCCAGTCCATGATCACGACCAGCCGCGGCGAACCCGACGAGGTACGCATCCACAGCGGCCTGCAGGACGGCTACACGACGGGGACGCCGCTGGGGATGGTCATTCAGAACAAGGACGCGCAGTCGGGGAAGTACGAACCGTTCATCACGGCGCCGCGACCCTCCCACGGCGACCTCACGTACTCCGCGAAGTTCGGGACGCGCAACTGGGGCGGCGGCGGGCGCTCCTCGGCCCGTGAGACGGTGAACTGGGTCGCGGCGGGTGCGGTGGCGAAGAAGATTCTCGCCGCGAACGGCATCGAACTCAAAGCGCACGTCAACCAAATCGGCGACATCGAGGCGCCCGACGTGAGCTTCGAGGAGATGGTCGAACACAGCGAGGACAACGAGGTCCGGTGTGGCGACCCCGAGGTGGCCGAGGAGATGCTGGAGGCCATCAGCACGTATCAGGAGGAGGGCGACTCCATCGGCGGCGCCATCGAGTTCGAGGCGCGGGGCGTCCCCCGCGGCCTCGGCGCACCGCGATTCGACTCGATGTCGGCCCGACTGGGCCAGGCCATGATGTCGGTGCCCGCGGCCACCGCATTCGAGTTCGGACTCGGGCGCGAGGCGCGCGAGTACACCGGCTCCGAGCGCAACGAGGACTGGGAGTTCGACGCGGACGACGACCCCGTGCCCGTCGGCAACGACCACGGCGGGATTCAGGGCGGCATCACGACCGGTCAGCCCATCCGCGGCGAGGTGACGCTGCACGCGCCGACCTCGATTCCGAAGTCCCAGACGACGGTCGACTGGGAGACGGGCGAGGAGAAAGAGATTCAGGTCGTCGGGCGACACGACCCGGTGCTGCCGCCGCGTGGCGTCCCGGTCGTGGAGGCAATGCTGGCGCTGACGCTGGTGGACTACATGCTCCTCGGCGGGCGCATCAACCCCGACCGGATGGACGACCAACCGGGGCAGTACGACACTGACTACCATCCCCGCAGTCCGGATAACATCGACTCCTGA